A window of Triplophysa dalaica isolate WHDGS20190420 chromosome 12, ASM1584641v1, whole genome shotgun sequence genomic DNA:
CCGATATTTAGGCCTGGCCTTTCCTTTCAAATACAGACAGAGACGCAGGCCGAAATACGCCACGGCCGGCAGCGTTCTCATCTGGATCATCTCTGCCTCTCACTGCAGCATCGTATTTATCACTGTCCACATGAAAGATACCAACGGCACCGCGAATGCCACCGTGAACGGCACCACTCGAAAAAACGTCTGCTACGAGGAATTCACAGATGAGCAGAAAAATTTTTTGTTGCCGATGCGTCTTGAGTTGTTCGTGGTTCTGTTCATAGTGCCTCTCGTGGTTTGTGTCTTCTGTTATATCAACTGTATCTACATTCTGCACACCAGACCTCACATAACCAAAGAGAAGAAGCAGAGAGCCATTGCCATGGCTTTGTGCACGCTGAGTATTTTTCTGCTGTGTTTTTTACCGTATAACACCTCTCATCTGATTGGGTACAGCAGCAACAAAAGTCCGGAGTGGAGATACTACACGCTCCTGCTCAGCACCCTCAACACATGTCTGGATCCCATCATCTTCTACTTCTCCTCCTCAACCTTCCGTGATAAAACCAGAATGTCTTTTTTGAAGGTGATCCATATTAGACAATGGAAACCCAAAGAGACAACGGCTGAGATGAGCAACGTCACAAATTGTTATCCAAAAAACACTTCTTAAAGGagcattttctcaatattaactGTTATTCTTACATTGTAAGTGGAAAGTTTGACGGTTTTATAACTTGATGAGATGGTTCCTCGAACGTATTCTTAGTTGTCATTCATCAAAATGCTATGACATGACTTTATGGCAGGCCGTGTGGTTTGTTTATATAGTGTTTTCAAtagtacattttattatacaatttaCAATATTCATCCATTTTTAAAGAATCAATAACCTTTCAAATAGAATTTCAAATTTTGCTATTGAATGGTACAAAATAGCCAATAATTGCTTCTCATTAACGATGAGCAATGACCTCAAATAAAGTCTCTTGTCTCTTGAGAAACCTCAATCTTAAATCtcagttttatattttgaaataacatTGCAATTCCTCCATCTCTGTCTCAGACTGGGTTTAGGTTGGCCAGGGTTTTAAAGTCTGCTATTAAAATTCAGATAATTTATTTCATCTGGAAAATTTACATCCGCcagatgcttttttccaaagcaacttaaaaaCGCGGTAGTATTTAACATTATGCcttgtaaaaatgtttactaTAGttataaactcagcaaaaaaagaaacgtcctctgactttcaactgttttttctttcagtaaacttaatatgtgtaaatatttgtatgaaccctaaaagagtcaacaccataagacataaactaagaatgtttcacagacatgtgactaacagaaatagaataatgtgtccctgaatgaaggtaggctcaaaatcaaaagtaccagtcagtatctgctgtggccaccagctgcttgaagtactgcagtgcatctcctcctcatggactggaccagatttgtcagttcttgctgtgagatgttaCCCCACTCTTCCACCAAGGCACTTGCAAGTCCCTGGACATTTCTGTGGGGAATGGCCCTAGCCCTCACCCTGCGATCC
This region includes:
- the si:ch211-231m23.4 gene encoding free fatty acid receptor 3, with amino-acid sequence MVNQWVLLSVYVFSFLIGLPANLLAICTFYKKLKDKPSPNDVLLFNLTVSDLLFLIFLPFKMYEAARGMKWYLPLTVCSISSYVFFTTIYTSSLLLMAIGVNRYLGLAFPFKYRQRRRPKYATAGSVLIWIISASHCSIVFITVHMKDTNGTANATVNGTTRKNVCYEEFTDEQKNFLLPMRLELFVVLFIVPLVVCVFCYINCIYILHTRPHITKEKKQRAIAMALCTLSIFLLCFLPYNTSHLIGYSSNKSPEWRYYTLLLSTLNTCLDPIIFYFSSSTFRDKTRMSFLKVIHIRQWKPKETTAEMSNVTNCYPKNTS